A stretch of Aedes aegypti strain LVP_AGWG chromosome 2, AaegL5.0 Primary Assembly, whole genome shotgun sequence DNA encodes these proteins:
- the LOC5565304 gene encoding uncharacterized protein LOC5565304, with product MQHLTIIPKLKSETIEIFVKENGFTDDNENGTRGTRRTRSSFKKVINTIIVDDLKVETMTKKITVLGCLKDVAPAAASKSKKKKDSKSILEVHNIRAEFHEVVGELTTVQCMDCDKTKVKCTKIYTYLIWLHHKQQQAIQEIENTEENEPKKIKRERNSIGVLQPVNLGTVPPKVEIPSLPKLKKETASISPMEMESALKLSLFNLIREYPGNDPHEFLQFCGKRMIEENCGKAQILTVEQADTDLWHELRKGRVTASRMHEASRCTMLNGSLTNKIMGISSGFSFAMKRGTDLEGHVFAILQKEYPSLRNTGLVLDPEFPWMGASPDGLADDFVLEIKCPYTPNTHACYIDVNKLSRKYFAQIQLQMHMTRKTKALLGVAALDFEKTRNVTKVWIDYDKEYVDGVMGESFEFWQKGVFPALLRKRKAKK from the exons ATGCAACACCTAACTATCATTCCCAAGCTGAAATCTGAAACCATTGAAATTTTCGTCAAGGAAAATGGTTTCACCGATGATAACGAGAATGGCACTAGAGGCACTCGTAGAACTCGATC CTCATTCAAAAAGGTTATAAATACAATCATCGTCGATGATCTGAAGGTTGAAACAATGACTAAAAAGATCACTGTCCTGGGGTGCTTGAAAGATGTCGCACCTGCGGCTGCCTCGAAATCGAAGAAAAAGAAAGATTCCAAAAGCATCCTAGAAGTGCATAATATCAGGGCAGAGTTCCACGAAGTCGTTGGAGAACTGACTACGGTGCAGTGCATGGATTGTGATAAAACAAAAg TAAAGTGCACCAAAATCTACACCTATTTAATCTGGTTACACCATAAGCAACAGCAAGCTATCCAAGAAATCGAGAACACAGAGGAAAACGAACCCAAGAAGATAAAACGAGAACGCAACAGTATTGGCGTGTTACAGCCCGTTAACTTGGGTACTGTCCCGCCTAAGGTCGAGATCCCTTCGTTGCCTAAGCTAAAGAAAGAAACTGCCTCCATAAGCCCAATGGAAATGGAGTCGGCTCTAAAGTTATCACTGTTCAACCTAATCCGTGAATATCCCGGTAACGATCCTCACGAATTTCTCCAATTTTGCGGAAAACGTATGATCGAGGAGAATTGTGGCAAGGCGCAGATTCTCACTGTGGAACAGGCTGACACCGATTTGTGGCATGAGTTGCGTAAAGGCAGAGTCACCGCTTCCAGAATGCATGAGGCTTCTCGTTGCACCATGCTGAACGGTTCGCTCACCAATAAAATCATGGGTATTAGCTCTGGATTTTCGTTTGCCATGAAACGAGGAACAGATTTGGAGGGACACGTATTCGCCATTTTGCAGAAAGAGTACCCTTCTCTGAGGAACACAGGTTTGGTACTGGATCCGGAGTTCCCATGGATGGGTGCTTCGCCGGACGGATTGGCCGACGACTTCGTACTGGAAATCAAGTGCCCTTACACACCCAATACGCACGCGTGTTACATCGATGTCAATAAGTTGTCCAGGAAGTACTTCGCCCAGATCCAACTGCAGATGCACATGACGCGCAAGACGAAAGCGTTGCTCGGGGTGGCCGCGCTGGATTTCGAAAAAACGCGAAACGTGACCAAAGTTTGGATCGATTACGACAAGGAGTATGTGGATGGGGTCATGGGTGAATCGTTTGAGTTCTGGCAGAAAGGCGTTTTTCCGGCACTGCTGAGGAAGCGCAAGGCTAAGAAGTGA